Part of the Quercus robur chromosome 5, dhQueRobu3.1, whole genome shotgun sequence genome, ttttacaaataacaacttaccatatTAACAgttgtgattttctttttttttttggtgactaAACTTAACGTTTCAAGAtttctattttgaaactatCGGCCAAGACAACCAGCTAAAAACTTTTAAGTATTTATGCAAGTTACTTCTATGCCTATTCCTTCCTAAATCCACTTTTTTATCCTTTCACTCAGACAGTATATGATTGAAAGGTTAAGAtgtaattcatcaaaaaaatgctaagaaaATTGATCaacaacaacacacacacacacacacacacacacacaacccaacaaataaataaaaccaatgGAACCATCATATTTTCAGGCCTTGCATATCACTTTTGCCTCAAATATGTAGATTACATTGTGCTCAGGCTGAGAGTTTATCAAATTGTTTACAACACTGACTTAACAAGGAATCAATTAAATGATCACAATAAGATACAAAGAAGCCCTACaattaattacaaaaagaaactAGAATtattcacatatatataatgcAGCTTTACCCAACTTTTTAAACTCACAGTTACAAGAAAATTGCTTATCATGGACCCTACCACGTCCTGAAAGGAATAAATCAAGCATCACTCCAAGTATCATCATCATCCCCATCATCACTCCCAACAGCCTGACAAATTTCTTCACTATGAGTTTCATACATGACAAGAGAATGAACatataaaggaaaaagaagagtaaGGGGAGTGAGAAATTGGAACCTGGCGAATTGCATTTGCTTTCTCCAAGATTGCAGTGACTTGGACATTGGTTGGCGCTGGCGTATTAGTTGGCTTTGCAGTCACTGTGCGTCTCAGGTTAAAAGACTGGTATAATATAGAAACAGCACAAGTAGCTAGAGTTAACTCCATTTTATTGTATAGAAAATCTATCTAGCAGGGTCATACAAGTACGGACATATAACTTCAGAAAAATGATGCATAACTGGAAGTACTGATCAAGGCACAAGTTTATTACAACATAACCAATTACTATATTAAGATATCTACAATCACAGACAGACATAAACATGCTCAAAGTACACAttaactcaagcctatggaccCCAGAATTAGTCCTGGCATTTAGTATGTACAGTATAATATCCACCACCCCCCCACAcccccttctttctttttcttctttttctcctgaCTTGAAAACAGGATATTTATTAATATGATATAAGCCAAGCTTGCATATTAGTTTTCACAATGATATGTTTAGAACCATCCAGTAATCCAAATGCAgaatcttgttttatttttgcttttgccttttcttttcctagataagaaacaaaatttatCAATAAGGATCAAGGAGCTTTCTTCGTAATCTAAAATCATGCCAGAACTTATGTGCTAGAACTCAATCATCTTTAAATGAGGTTAACTCAGAGTATGAGGCAGCTAACTGTCAGTCACAAATTCTCACTCTTTAAGAAAGCCCACGTTATTTAACTTGTATAACCTCTGATCTTTTACACATTTCACATTCAATCCAAACCAGTCCCATATATAGGTAGCTTTCACATTCACCAGGAATTTGAAAAGCAGCCAAAGTACAAAAGAGAGTGGCTACTTACTTTCGATCTTATTTGTTGTAGGAAATCTCCCCTTTCATCCATTTCCGTACCATTCACAGCTTGATTAGCTTCTTTTTGCCCATTCAACTTCTGCTGGTCCTGCTGCCAAATACAATTTTATGACTTCTATGAGGCAAttcacattttttattaaatactaaaattactaattaaagaACAATAAATGAATTACACCACCATGGTACCTTGCTCTTCTGTTCTACAATATTGGCCTCCTTGTTAGTATCTTGTTGCTTCGCTGGGGCTGGCTTAGGTTGCTGAAACATGGCAGATCCCAAAAGTTTCAGATCAAATGCAGATTTAAGAGCTTCATATAGATTGTCTTCTTCGTCTTCTGTCACATCCACATGGGGTTTGGACATCCGCCATTGTGCAGGAGGCAGAGGTGGAGGTTGTGGGGTAGGCTGTCCAGGATATTCCAACTTGAGGAGATTAGGATCGTCATTTGTTTTTTGCAGAAGAACAGGATTCACAGTATCAAAATTGGGAAGATCAAGGAAAGGACCAGACAGAGAAGGTTCCACACCATTTCTGGTGTCTGCACTTTTGTTTCCACCATCAATGTGGACACCATTATTGGCTGTTCCCACAAAATCCATAGAGCTTGACATAGATTCCCCCGATGGGATTCTGCATAAGGCATCATATAGTTCAAGATTGTTGATTTCAGGAATCTCACCAGATTCCCACTGCTCAGAATTTGACTCAGAGTGATGGCTAAGACAATCATCAGACTTAGAAGGAGATGATCTACAAAATGTGTCATCATCAGACTCAGAAACAAATTCATTCAGAGGAATATCAGGCTCAGGGACCAACTGAAATGATGGAAACATGTCTCTCATGCCTTCAAAGCGTTGGTTCCCATCAGGAAATTTCAGTTTTAGTTTGGACGTCTCAAAGCCATTTAGGGGATGGAAAGATATTTTCATATGTTCAAGAGGTGGTGAAGAAGTAAGTGAATCTACAGGAGACCCATGTCCAAGCTGCTCTTCGATAGTTGTCTCAGGAATTGTTTGATTCACAACTCTATGCTGCCCACTACATTGCTCCAATCCAACAGCATCCACAGAACTAACAGGTTCAGGATTGTCATGATGAACAAGTGAAACTTTTTTATACAAACCATTTGCTAGTAGCCTCCGGCTGAGTCCGAACACTAGAGATGAGTTTTCATCATTTTCCTGATTGCCTTCAGCATAACTGGATTTCATATCTGGTGCTACTGGCATCACGGTTTTAGGTGCCATTACACTAATTTCACACTTGGAATCTGAATCAACTGGTGAAAATCCTGAATCTGTCTTCTTGGTGGAGACACCATCTTGGCATGATGTGGAGCATACATAACTTGGATCCTTTTCAATGACTCCAGCTTTCTTGGCCAATATATCTTGTTTTGCTTCATGCTCATCACCTCTGAGCATGAAACCATGTGCTGGCAGGCAAACTGTTTCATCTTTACTTCTGTTCACTGAATCCTGTTTCATAGCATTCTGCATGGTGAAATCAGGAGGTTTTGATGGTTCAAGTCCTAACAAGCCACCATTAGTCCAGAAAGTATTTGAATGAACACCAGAAATGTCAGCAGGAGTTTCTTGAGACTTGAAAAATCCGCTTATGATCTTACCCCTCGATGGATCCCTGAAATCAGAAATTTCAGAGGCAGAGGATATTGGACCACTAACAGATACTGAATTGGAATCATCAAGAATATCAGAGCTTTCACTGGAATCATTGTCTACTGAATGGTCTAAATTAGGAGATATTTTAGCCATTTGAGGAATATGTTCATGCGCAAAACTCTCTGGGGAATCTGAGTTGGGTATGTTTGATAGCATTCCTTCATTTGAGGAAATGTAGGATGCAGTATGAGATTCCAATTCTGGAGGATTATGGTCTGAACTATTCACAGGAAGCTCATGGATTACATCTATtccttcatcatcactatcagAGTTATACAGCTCAACTTCCCTTTTTGTTTGACAGTCAAtatcattttcagattctgATTCAATAGTGTTGAGTGCATCCATGTAATTATCTGTTTCGCTTTCAATGTCATCAATTTGATTCATGCCAGACATCAACTCAAGACTATTTTCATGTAGGCCATCCACATGATCATCATTTCTAAGGTTAACTCCTCTCCCTTCGTGTGTATCCATTTGATCAACATTTCTTAGGTTAACTCCTCTCCCTTCATGTGTATATATTTGATCAACATTTCTAAGGTTAACTTCGCTCCCTTCAAGTGTATTCATTTGATCAACATTTCTAAGGTTAACCCCTCTCCCTTCATGTGTATCCATTTGATCAACATTTCTAAGGTCAACTCCTCTCCCTTCATGTGTATCCATTTGATCAACATTTCTAAGGTCAACTCCTCTCCCTTCATGTGTATTCATTTGATCAACAATTCTAAGGGTAACTCCTCTCCCTTCATGTTTATCCATTTGATCAACATTTCTAAGGTCAACTCCTCTCCCTTCATGTGTATTCATTTGATCAACAA contains:
- the LOC126726189 gene encoding protein SCAR1 isoform X49; translation: MPLVRLEVRNEYGLGQPELYKETNRDDPKAVLDGVAVAGLVGILRQLGDLAEFGAEVFHGLQEQIMTTASRSHKLKVRVQRIEVALPSLEKAVLTQTSHIHFAYTAGSEWHPRIRNEQNHFIYNDLPRFIMDSYEGCRDPPRLHLLDKFDTGGPGSCLKRYSDPTFFKKVFFTSDEATEKTQANRKARRSKKKRSSQRNGQVLRSTSISNRSSRLQFASPTVNRQTSPLQTTSAVDIMSNSDMGDCSNSFDSRSGLQFTSHIVNGRTSPQTASTVDTTLDPGDHANSYDSRTASGYIECVFHPSHSVQPEQQESPSSRLMQPNDTLDSTFPEEETKAIVDNFPQSLLQEQIASGSCVTWDEKSEIVEPKGHQSDRDEAPETLLSNSDTDTHEGRGVDLRNVDQMDTHEGGGVNLRNVDQMDTHEGSGVNLRNVDQMDTHEGRGVNLRNVDQMNTLEGSEVNLRNVDQIYTHEGRGVNLRNVDQMDTHEGRGVNLRNDDHVDGLHENSLELMSGMNQIDDIESETDNYMDALNTIESESENDIDCQTKREVELYNSDSDDEGIDVIHELPVNSSDHNPPELESHTASYISSNEGMLSNIPNSDSPESFAHEHIPQMAKISPNLDHSVDNDSSESSDILDDSNSVSVSGPISSASEISDFRDPSRGKIISGFFKSQETPADISGVHSNTFWTNGGLLGLEPSKPPDFTMQNAMKQDSVNRSKDETVCLPAHGFMLRGDEHEAKQDILAKKAGVIEKDPSYVCSTSCQDGVSTKKTDSGFSPVDSDSKCEISVMAPKTVMPVAPDMKSSYAEGNQENDENSSLVFGLSRRLLANGLYKKVSLVHHDNPEPVSSVDAVGLEQCSGQHRVVNQTIPETTIEEQLGHGSPVDSLTSSPPLEHMKISFHPLNGFETSKLKLKFPDGNQRFEGMRDMFPSFQLVPEPDIPLNEFVSESDDDTFCRSSPSKSDDCLSHHSESNSEQWESGEIPEINNLELYDALCRIPSGESMSSSMDFVGTANNGVHIDGGNKSADTRNGVEPSLSGPFLDLPNFDTVNPVLLQKTNDDPNLLKLEYPGQPTPQPPPLPPAQWRMSKPHVDVTEDEEDNLYEALKSAFDLKLLGSAMFQQPKPAPAKQQDTNKEANIVEQKSKQDQQKLNGQKEANQAVNGTEMDERGDFLQQIRSKSFNLRRTVTAKPTNTPAPTNVQVTAILEKANAIRQAVGSDDGDDDDTWSDA
- the LOC126726189 gene encoding protein SCAR3 isoform X5; the protein is MPLVRLEVRNEYGLGQPELYKETNRDDPKAVLDGVAVAGLVGILRQLGDLAEFGAEVFHGLQEQIMTTASRSHKLKVRVQRIEVALPSLEKAVLTQTSHIHFAYTAGSEWHPRIRNEQNHFIYNDLPRFIMDSYEGCRDPPRLHLLDKFDTGGPGSCLKRYSDPTFFKKVFFTSDEATEKTQANRKARRSKKKRSSQRNGQVLRSTSISNRSSRLQFASPTVNRQTSPLQTTSAVDIMSNSDMGDCSNSFDSRSGLQFTSHIVNGRTSPQTASTVDTTLDPGDHANSYDSRTASGYIECVFHPSHSVQPEQQESPSSRLMQPNDTLDSTFPEEETKAIVDNFPQSLLQEQIASGSCVTWDEKSEIVEPKGHQSDRDEAPETLLSNSDTDTHEGRGVDLRNVDQMDTHEGGGVNLRNVDQIDTHEGSGVNLRNVDQMDTHEGSGVNLRNVDQMDTHEGRGVILRNVDQMDTHEGRGVDLSNVDQMDKHEGREGRGVTLRIVDQMNTHEGRGVDLRNVDQMDKHEGRGVTLRIVDQMNTHEGRGVDLRNVDQMDTHEGRGVDLRNVDQMDTHEGRGVNLRNVDQMNTLEGSEVNLRNVDQIYTHEGRGVNLRNVDQMDTHEGRGVNLRNDDHVDGLHENSLELMSGMNQIDDIESETDNYMDALNTIESESENDIDCQTKREVELYNSDSDDEGIDVIHELPVNSSDHNPPELESHTASYISSNEGMLSNIPNSDSPESFAHEHIPQMAKISPNLDHSVDNDSSESSDILDDSNSVSVSGPISSASEISDFRDPSRGKIISGFFKSQETPADISGVHSNTFWTNGGLLGLEPSKPPDFTMQNAMKQDSVNRSKDETVCLPAHGFMLRGDEHEAKQDILAKKAGVIEKDPSYVCSTSCQDGVSTKKTDSGFSPVDSDSKCEISVMAPKTVMPVAPDMKSSYAEGNQENDENSSLVFGLSRRLLANGLYKKVSLVHHDNPEPVSSVDAVGLEQCSGQHRVVNQTIPETTIEEQLGHGSPVDSLTSSPPLEHMKISFHPLNGFETSKLKLKFPDGNQRFEGMRDMFPSFQLVPEPDIPLNEFVSESDDDTFCRSSPSKSDDCLSHHSESNSEQWESGEIPEINNLELYDALCRIPSGESMSSSMDFVGTANNGVHIDGGNKSADTRNGVEPSLSGPFLDLPNFDTVNPVLLQKTNDDPNLLKLEYPGQPTPQPPPLPPAQWRMSKPHVDVTEDEEDNLYEALKSAFDLKLLGSAMFQQPKPAPAKQQDTNKEANIVEQKSKQDQQKLNGQKEANQAVNGTEMDERGDFLQQIRSKSFNLRRTVTAKPTNTPAPTNVQVTAILEKANAIRQAVGSDDGDDDDTWSDA
- the LOC126726189 gene encoding protein SCAR1 isoform X48 gives rise to the protein MPLVRLEVRNEYGLGQPELYKETNRDDPKAVLDGVAVAGLVGILRQLGDLAEFGAEVFHGLQEQIMTTASRSHKLKVRVQRIEVALPSLEKAVLTQTSHIHFAYTAGSEWHPRIRNEQNHFIYNDLPRFIMDSYEGCRDPPRLHLLDKFDTGGPGSCLKRYSDPTFFKKVFFTSDEATEKTQANRKARRSKKKRSSQRNGQVLRSTSISNRSSRLQFASPTVNRQTSPLQTTSAVDIMSNSDMGDCSNSFDSRSGLQFTSHIVNGRTSPQTASTVDTTLDPGDHANSYDSRTASGYIECVFHPSHSVQPEQQESPSSRLMQPNDTLDSTFPEEETKAIVDNFPQSLLQEQIASGSCVTWDEKSEIVEPKGHQSDRDEAPETLLSNSDTDTHEGRGVDLRNVDQMDTHEGGGVNLRNVDQIDTHEGSGVNLRNVDQMDTHEGRGVDLRNVDQMNTLEGSEVNLRNVDQIYTHEGRGVNLRNVDQMDTHEGRGVNLRNDDHVDGLHENSLELMSGMNQIDDIESETDNYMDALNTIESESENDIDCQTKREVELYNSDSDDEGIDVIHELPVNSSDHNPPELESHTASYISSNEGMLSNIPNSDSPESFAHEHIPQMAKISPNLDHSVDNDSSESSDILDDSNSVSVSGPISSASEISDFRDPSRGKIISGFFKSQETPADISGVHSNTFWTNGGLLGLEPSKPPDFTMQNAMKQDSVNRSKDETVCLPAHGFMLRGDEHEAKQDILAKKAGVIEKDPSYVCSTSCQDGVSTKKTDSGFSPVDSDSKCEISVMAPKTVMPVAPDMKSSYAEGNQENDENSSLVFGLSRRLLANGLYKKVSLVHHDNPEPVSSVDAVGLEQCSGQHRVVNQTIPETTIEEQLGHGSPVDSLTSSPPLEHMKISFHPLNGFETSKLKLKFPDGNQRFEGMRDMFPSFQLVPEPDIPLNEFVSESDDDTFCRSSPSKSDDCLSHHSESNSEQWESGEIPEINNLELYDALCRIPSGESMSSSMDFVGTANNGVHIDGGNKSADTRNGVEPSLSGPFLDLPNFDTVNPVLLQKTNDDPNLLKLEYPGQPTPQPPPLPPAQWRMSKPHVDVTEDEEDNLYEALKSAFDLKLLGSAMFQQPKPAPAKQQDTNKEANIVEQKSKQDQQKLNGQKEANQAVNGTEMDERGDFLQQIRSKSFNLRRTVTAKPTNTPAPTNVQVTAILEKANAIRQAVGSDDGDDDDTWSDA
- the LOC126726189 gene encoding protein SCAR3 isoform X18 — its product is MPLVRLEVRNEYGLGQPELYKETNRDDPKAVLDGVAVAGLVGILRQLGDLAEFGAEVFHGLQEQIMTTASRSHKLKVRVQRIEVALPSLEKAVLTQTSHIHFAYTAGSEWHPRIRNEQNHFIYNDLPRFIMDSYEGCRDPPRLHLLDKFDTGGPGSCLKRYSDPTFFKKVFFTSDEATEKTQANRKARRSKKKRSSQRNGQVLRSTSISNRSSRLQFASPTVNRQTSPLQTTSAVDIMSNSDMGDCSNSFDSRSGLQFTSHIVNGRTSPQTASTVDTTLDPGDHANSYDSRTASGYIECVFHPSHSVQPEQQESPSSRLMQPNDTLDSTFPEEETKAIVDNFPQSLLQEQIASGSCVTWDEKSEIVEPKGHQSDRDEAPETLLSNSDTDTHEGRGVDLRNVDQMDTHEGGGVNLRNVDQMDTHEGSGVNLRNVDQMDTHEGRGVDLSNVDQMDKHEGREGRGVTLRIVDQMNTHEGRGVDLRNVDQMDKHEGRGVTLRIVDQMNTHEGRGVDLRNVDQMDTHEGRGVDLRNVDQMDTHEGRGVNLRNVDQMNTLEGSEVNLRNVDQIYTHEGRGVNLRNVDQMDTHEGRGVNLRNDDHVDGLHENSLELMSGMNQIDDIESETDNYMDALNTIESESENDIDCQTKREVELYNSDSDDEGIDVIHELPVNSSDHNPPELESHTASYISSNEGMLSNIPNSDSPESFAHEHIPQMAKISPNLDHSVDNDSSESSDILDDSNSVSVSGPISSASEISDFRDPSRGKIISGFFKSQETPADISGVHSNTFWTNGGLLGLEPSKPPDFTMQNAMKQDSVNRSKDETVCLPAHGFMLRGDEHEAKQDILAKKAGVIEKDPSYVCSTSCQDGVSTKKTDSGFSPVDSDSKCEISVMAPKTVMPVAPDMKSSYAEGNQENDENSSLVFGLSRRLLANGLYKKVSLVHHDNPEPVSSVDAVGLEQCSGQHRVVNQTIPETTIEEQLGHGSPVDSLTSSPPLEHMKISFHPLNGFETSKLKLKFPDGNQRFEGMRDMFPSFQLVPEPDIPLNEFVSESDDDTFCRSSPSKSDDCLSHHSESNSEQWESGEIPEINNLELYDALCRIPSGESMSSSMDFVGTANNGVHIDGGNKSADTRNGVEPSLSGPFLDLPNFDTVNPVLLQKTNDDPNLLKLEYPGQPTPQPPPLPPAQWRMSKPHVDVTEDEEDNLYEALKSAFDLKLLGSAMFQQPKPAPAKQQDTNKEANIVEQKSKQDQQKLNGQKEANQAVNGTEMDERGDFLQQIRSKSFNLRRTVTAKPTNTPAPTNVQVTAILEKANAIRQAVGSDDGDDDDTWSDA
- the LOC126726189 gene encoding protein SCAR1 isoform X44, with translation MPLVRLEVRNEYGLGQPELYKETNRDDPKAVLDGVAVAGLVGILRQLGDLAEFGAEVFHGLQEQIMTTASRSHKLKVRVQRIEVALPSLEKAVLTQTSHIHFAYTAGSEWHPRIRNEQNHFIYNDLPRFIMDSYEGCRDPPRLHLLDKFDTGGPGSCLKRYSDPTFFKKVFFTSDEATEKTQANRKARRSKKKRSSQRNGQVLRSTSISNRSSRLQFASPTVNRQTSPLQTTSAVDIMSNSDMGDCSNSFDSRSGLQFTSHIVNGRTSPQTASTVDTTLDPGDHANSYDSRTASGYIECVFHPSHSVQPEQQESPSSRLMQPNDTLDSTFPEEETKAIVDNFPQSLLQEQIASGSCVTWDEKSEIVEPKGHQSDRDEAPETLLSNSDTDTHEGRGVDLRNVDQMDTHEGGGVNLRNVDQIDTHEGSGVNLRNVDQMDTHEGSGVNLRNVDQMDTHEGRGVNLRNVDQMNTLEGSEVNLRNVDQIYTHEGRGVNLRNVDQMDTHEGRGVNLRNDDHVDGLHENSLELMSGMNQIDDIESETDNYMDALNTIESESENDIDCQTKREVELYNSDSDDEGIDVIHELPVNSSDHNPPELESHTASYISSNEGMLSNIPNSDSPESFAHEHIPQMAKISPNLDHSVDNDSSESSDILDDSNSVSVSGPISSASEISDFRDPSRGKIISGFFKSQETPADISGVHSNTFWTNGGLLGLEPSKPPDFTMQNAMKQDSVNRSKDETVCLPAHGFMLRGDEHEAKQDILAKKAGVIEKDPSYVCSTSCQDGVSTKKTDSGFSPVDSDSKCEISVMAPKTVMPVAPDMKSSYAEGNQENDENSSLVFGLSRRLLANGLYKKVSLVHHDNPEPVSSVDAVGLEQCSGQHRVVNQTIPETTIEEQLGHGSPVDSLTSSPPLEHMKISFHPLNGFETSKLKLKFPDGNQRFEGMRDMFPSFQLVPEPDIPLNEFVSESDDDTFCRSSPSKSDDCLSHHSESNSEQWESGEIPEINNLELYDALCRIPSGESMSSSMDFVGTANNGVHIDGGNKSADTRNGVEPSLSGPFLDLPNFDTVNPVLLQKTNDDPNLLKLEYPGQPTPQPPPLPPAQWRMSKPHVDVTEDEEDNLYEALKSAFDLKLLGSAMFQQPKPAPAKQQDTNKEANIVEQKSKQDQQKLNGQKEANQAVNGTEMDERGDFLQQIRSKSFNLRRTVTAKPTNTPAPTNVQVTAILEKANAIRQAVGSDDGDDDDTWSDA
- the LOC126726189 gene encoding protein SCAR3 isoform X8; the protein is MPLVRLEVRNEYGLGQPELYKETNRDDPKAVLDGVAVAGLVGILRQLGDLAEFGAEVFHGLQEQIMTTASRSHKLKVRVQRIEVALPSLEKAVLTQTSHIHFAYTAGSEWHPRIRNEQNHFIYNDLPRFIMDSYEGCRDPPRLHLLDKFDTGGPGSCLKRYSDPTFFKKVFFTSDEATEKTQANRKARRSKKKRSSQRNGQVLRSTSISNRSSRLQFASPTVNRQTSPLQTTSAVDIMSNSDMGDCSNSFDSRSGLQFTSHIVNGRTSPQTASTVDTTLDPGDHANSYDSRTASGYIECVFHPSHSVQPEQQESPSSRLMQPNDTLDSTFPEEETKAIVDNFPQSLLQEQIASGSCVTWDEKSEIVEPKGHQSDRDEAPETLLSNSDTDTHEGRGVDLRNVDQMDTHEGGGVNLRNVDQIDTHEGSGVNLRNVDQMDTHEGSGVNLRNVDQMDTHEGRGVILRIVDQMNTHEGRGVDLRNVDQMDTHEGRGVDLSNVDQMDKHEGREGRGVTLRIVDQMNTHEGRGVDLRNVDQMDKHEGRGVTLRIVDQMNTHEGRGVDLRNVDQMDTHEGRGVDLRNVDQMNTLEGSEVNLRNVDQIYTHEGRGVNLRNVDQMDTHEGRGVNLRNDDHVDGLHENSLELMSGMNQIDDIESETDNYMDALNTIESESENDIDCQTKREVELYNSDSDDEGIDVIHELPVNSSDHNPPELESHTASYISSNEGMLSNIPNSDSPESFAHEHIPQMAKISPNLDHSVDNDSSESSDILDDSNSVSVSGPISSASEISDFRDPSRGKIISGFFKSQETPADISGVHSNTFWTNGGLLGLEPSKPPDFTMQNAMKQDSVNRSKDETVCLPAHGFMLRGDEHEAKQDILAKKAGVIEKDPSYVCSTSCQDGVSTKKTDSGFSPVDSDSKCEISVMAPKTVMPVAPDMKSSYAEGNQENDENSSLVFGLSRRLLANGLYKKVSLVHHDNPEPVSSVDAVGLEQCSGQHRVVNQTIPETTIEEQLGHGSPVDSLTSSPPLEHMKISFHPLNGFETSKLKLKFPDGNQRFEGMRDMFPSFQLVPEPDIPLNEFVSESDDDTFCRSSPSKSDDCLSHHSESNSEQWESGEIPEINNLELYDALCRIPSGESMSSSMDFVGTANNGVHIDGGNKSADTRNGVEPSLSGPFLDLPNFDTVNPVLLQKTNDDPNLLKLEYPGQPTPQPPPLPPAQWRMSKPHVDVTEDEEDNLYEALKSAFDLKLLGSAMFQQPKPAPAKQQDTNKEANIVEQKSKQDQQKLNGQKEANQAVNGTEMDERGDFLQQIRSKSFNLRRTVTAKPTNTPAPTNVQVTAILEKANAIRQAVGSDDGDDDDTWSDA
- the LOC126726189 gene encoding protein SCAR3 isoform X30 — translated: MPLVRLEVRNEYGLGQPELYKETNRDDPKAVLDGVAVAGLVGILRQLGDLAEFGAEVFHGLQEQIMTTASRSHKLKVRVQRIEVALPSLEKAVLTQTSHIHFAYTAGSEWHPRIRNEQNHFIYNDLPRFIMDSYEGCRDPPRLHLLDKFDTGGPGSCLKRYSDPTFFKKVFFTSDEATEKTQANRKARRSKKKRSSQRNGQVLRSTSISNRSSRLQFASPTVNRQTSPLQTTSAVDIMSNSDMGDCSNSFDSRSGLQFTSHIVNGRTSPQTASTVDTTLDPGDHANSYDSRTASGYIECVFHPSHSVQPEQQESPSSRLMQPNDTLDSTFPEEETKAIVDNFPQSLLQEQIASGSCVTWDEKSEIVEPKGHQSDRDEAPETLLSNSDTDTHEGRGVDLRNVDQMDTHEGGGVNLRNVDQIDTHEGSGVNLRNVDQMDTHEGRGVDLRNVDQMDKHEGRGVTLRIVDQMNTHEGRGVDLRNVDQMDTHEGRGVDLRNVDQMDTHEGRGVNLRNVDQMNTLEGSEVNLRNVDQIYTHEGRGVNLRNVDQMDTHEGRGVNLRNDDHVDGLHENSLELMSGMNQIDDIESETDNYMDALNTIESESENDIDCQTKREVELYNSDSDDEGIDVIHELPVNSSDHNPPELESHTASYISSNEGMLSNIPNSDSPESFAHEHIPQMAKISPNLDHSVDNDSSESSDILDDSNSVSVSGPISSASEISDFRDPSRGKIISGFFKSQETPADISGVHSNTFWTNGGLLGLEPSKPPDFTMQNAMKQDSVNRSKDETVCLPAHGFMLRGDEHEAKQDILAKKAGVIEKDPSYVCSTSCQDGVSTKKTDSGFSPVDSDSKCEISVMAPKTVMPVAPDMKSSYAEGNQENDENSSLVFGLSRRLLANGLYKKVSLVHHDNPEPVSSVDAVGLEQCSGQHRVVNQTIPETTIEEQLGHGSPVDSLTSSPPLEHMKISFHPLNGFETSKLKLKFPDGNQRFEGMRDMFPSFQLVPEPDIPLNEFVSESDDDTFCRSSPSKSDDCLSHHSESNSEQWESGEIPEINNLELYDALCRIPSGESMSSSMDFVGTANNGVHIDGGNKSADTRNGVEPSLSGPFLDLPNFDTVNPVLLQKTNDDPNLLKLEYPGQPTPQPPPLPPAQWRMSKPHVDVTEDEEDNLYEALKSAFDLKLLGSAMFQQPKPAPAKQQDTNKEANIVEQKSKQDQQKLNGQKEANQAVNGTEMDERGDFLQQIRSKSFNLRRTVTAKPTNTPAPTNVQVTAILEKANAIRQAVGSDDGDDDDTWSDA
- the LOC126726189 gene encoding protein SCAR1 isoform X33 encodes the protein MPLVRLEVRNEYGLGQPELYKETNRDDPKAVLDGVAVAGLVGILRQLGDLAEFGAEVFHGLQEQIMTTASRSHKLKVRVQRIEVALPSLEKAVLTQTSHIHFAYTAGSEWHPRIRNEQNHFIYNDLPRFIMDSYEGCRDPPRLHLLDKFDTGGPGSCLKRYSDPTFFKKVFFTSDEATEKTQANRKARRSKKKRSSQRNGQVLRSTSISNRSSRLQFASPTVNRQTSPLQTTSAVDIMSNSDMGDCSNSFDSRSGLQFTSHIVNGRTSPQTASTVDTTLDPGDHANSYDSRTASGYIECVFHPSHSVQPEQQESPSSRLMQPNDTLDSTFPEEETKAIVDNFPQSLLQEQIASGSCVTWDEKSEIVEPKGHQSDRDEAPETLLSNSDTDTHEGRGVDLRNVDQMDTHEGGGVNLRNVDQIDTHEGSGVNLRNVDQMDTHEGSGVNLRNVDQIDTHEGSGVYLRNVDQMDKHEGRGVTLRNVDQMDTHEGRGVDLRNVDQMDTHEGRGVNLRNVDQMNTLEGSEVNLRNVDQIYTHEGRGVNLRNVDQMDTHEGRGVNLRNDDHVDGLHENSLELMSGMNQIDDIESETDNYMDALNTIESESENDIDCQTKREVELYNSDSDDEGIDVIHELPVNSSDHNPPELESHTASYISSNEGMLSNIPNSDSPESFAHEHIPQMAKISPNLDHSVDNDSSESSDILDDSNSVSVSGPISSASEISDFRDPSRGKIISGFFKSQETPADISGVHSNTFWTNGGLLGLEPSKPPDFTMQNAMKQDSVNRSKDETVCLPAHGFMLRGDEHEAKQDILAKKAGVIEKDPSYVCSTSCQDGVSTKKTDSGFSPVDSDSKCEISVMAPKTVMPVAPDMKSSYAEGNQENDENSSLVFGLSRRLLANGLYKKVSLVHHDNPEPVSSVDAVGLEQCSGQHRVVNQTIPETTIEEQLGHGSPVDSLTSSPPLEHMKISFHPLNGFETSKLKLKFPDGNQRFEGMRDMFPSFQLVPEPDIPLNEFVSESDDDTFCRSSPSKSDDCLSHHSESNSEQWESGEIPEINNLELYDALCRIPSGESMSSSMDFVGTANNGVHIDGGNKSADTRNGVEPSLSGPFLDLPNFDTVNPVLLQKTNDDPNLLKLEYPGQPTPQPPPLPPAQWRMSKPHVDVTEDEEDNLYEALKSAFDLKLLGSAMFQQPKPAPAKQQDTNKEANIVEQKSKQDQQKLNGQKEANQAVNGTEMDERGDFLQQIRSKSFNLRRTVTAKPTNTPAPTNVQVTAILEKANAIRQAVGSDDGDDDDTWSDA